A window from Mya arenaria isolate MELC-2E11 chromosome 9, ASM2691426v1 encodes these proteins:
- the LOC128203221 gene encoding zinc finger protein OZF-like, which yields MMSQQDPCSFLLKCGACLELFQSINKLHDHMATHTISGSYYFNNTRKIAFPKFKTVCTFTQTVETDYIYTTNDTGHVNSRSESISSEVDIQSQRNRNDLRGETDMHFNKDNIHGDEDQKDMPMTGETELHSIDEHVSFIEDEEGFSERNAYVKEDESGQEMVETDTVSEEKIPTDSQEKVSVKKGLKFMCDICGVKLSNKDNLEGHKNLHFGIKPYICDQCGQTFNSKKILMSHMNELHITMKNLMCQHCPNTYTSLAKLNSHMKRSHSQHTYSVVCRLCNKVYKTKYDLQRHMKTHESDKSFVCKICKKEFKVKSYLLQHERNHSRTFQCNLCGKYFSNGASLSRHKQTHLVSKQHTCHICGRGFVQKTPYWLHMEKYHDLHKRELIEMFPEKHVSKNLLHVHKI from the coding sequence ATGATGAGCCAACAGGATCCATGTAGCTTCCTTCTCAAGTGTGGTGCATGCTTAGAACTGTTTCAATCAATCAACAAACTGCATGACCACATGGCCACACATACAATTAGTGGctcatattattttaacaataccCGAAAGATTGCCTTTCcaaaatttaaaactgtatgcaCTTTTACTCAGACCGTTGAAACTGATTATATCTATACCACAAATGATACTGGTCATGTTAATTCTAGATCTGAAAGCATTTCATCAGAGGTTGACATCCAAAGTCAAAGAAATAGGAATGATTTAAGAGGGGAAACTGATATGCACTTCAATAAAGATAACATTCACGGTGATGAGGATCAGAAAGATATGCCTATGACTGGAGAAACCGAACTCCATTCAATTGATGAACATGTTTCTTTTATAGAGGATGAGGAAGGGTTTTCTGAAAGGAATGCTTATGTCAAGGAAGATGAATCTGGACAGGAAATGGTGGAAACAGACACAGTGAGTGAGGAAAAGATCCCAACTGATTCTCAAGAAAAAGTTAGTGTAAAAAAGGGTTTGAAATTCATGTGTGATATCTGCGGTGTGAAACTGtcaaataaagataatttagaAGGTCATAAAAACTTGCATTTCGGAATCAAGCCGTACATATGTGACCAATGTGGACAAACCTTCAACAGCAAGAAAATTCTAATGAGTCACATGAATGAATTGCATATAACCATGAAAAATCTTATGTGTCAGCATTGTCCAAACACTTACACAAGTCTGGCAAAGCTGAATAGTCACATGAAAAGAAGTCATAGTCAGCATACCTACAGTGTGGTGTGTAGACTGTGTAACAAGGTTTACAAAACCAAGTATGATCTTCAAAGACACATGAAAACCCATGAAAGTGATAAAAGCTTTGTTTGTAAAATCTGCAAAAAAGAATTTAAAGTGAAGTCATATCTGCTTCAACATGAGAGGAATCATTCTCGGACTTTTCAATGTAATTTATGTGGTAAATATTTCAGTAATGGAGCCTCCCTTTCTCGACATAAACAGACTCACTTGGTCTCAAAacagcatacatgccatatttgtGGCCGTGGATTTGTTCAAAAGACACCCTACTGGTTGCATATGGAAAAATATCACGATCTTCATAAACGGGAGCTCATTGAAATGTTTCCCgaaaaacatgtttctaaaAATTTATTGCATGTGCATAAAATATAG
- the LOC128246280 gene encoding uncharacterized protein LOC128246280, which yields MELIKNNSGGLKLCLNGYMYTKKNTKKTSIRWECSQKRGLDCLGAVNTDIEVQTVLSSKDHNHEADFDKIEATKAVNVMKNGANISRGRPQQLVVDVLQPLPVEVRAAAGTTNAVKQRIRRQMNKLRPKDPASLQELDLSEDWKHTGEPYRHPFLLHDSGRDSENRILVFGTGQALRHLIQQQDGQPIRLRRIQPLYPPTLWNVHQATLTNSDRTNNLCESWNQQFQKLLGYNHPTVWVAIEAFRKDHSVVETALFNNANGVPPKKRVKKSTTELQERLQNLCTDYVDRIKGMEEFLRAVGRTIRWKV from the exons ATGGAATTAATTAAGAATAACAGTGGTGGactgaaattgtgtttaaatggaTATATGTATACGAAGAAGAACACCAAGAAGACATCCATACGCTGGGAATGTTCTCAGAAACGTGGACTTGACTGTCTCGGAGCTGTCAATACTGACATAGAG GTACAAACAGTTCTATCCTCAAAAGACCACAACCATGAGGCTGACTTTGACAAGATTGAGGCGACCAAAGCTGTCAATGTGATGAAAAACGGGGCTAACATCAGCCGAGGACGCCCTCAACAACTTGTAGTTGACGTGCTACAACCACTACCTGTGGAAGTCCGGGCAGCAGCTGGGACAACAAATGCAGTGAAACAGAGAATCAGAAGACAAATGAACAAGCTCCGCCCCAAAGACCCTGCATCACTCCAAGAACTGGACCTTTCAGAAGACTGGAAACACACTGGCGAGCCCTACCGACATCCCTTCCTTCTACATGATAGCGGAAGGGATTCTGAGAACCGCATCCTCGTGTTTGGAACTGGCCAAGCCCTGAGACACCT GATCCAGCAGCAAGATGGCCAGCCAATCAGATTGCGACGCATCCAGCCTCTCTATCCACCAACACTATGGAATGTACACCAAGCAACGCTCACCAACTCTGACCGCACCAACAATCTATGTGAAAGTTGGAATCAACAGTTCCAGAAGCTCCTTGGGTACAATCATCCGACTGTCTGGGTTGCGATTGAGGCCTTCAGGAAGGACCATTCAGTGGTGGAGACTGCACTCTTCAACAACGCCAACGGTGTGCCACCCAAGAAAAGGGTAAAAAAGTCTACCACCGAACTTCAAGAGCGCCTCCAAAACCTATGCACTGACTATGTGGACAGGATTAAGGGGATGGAGGAATTCCTTCGAGCAGTCGGACGAACCATTCGATGGAAGGTGTAA